One genomic segment of Manis pentadactyla isolate mManPen7 chromosome 1, mManPen7.hap1, whole genome shotgun sequence includes these proteins:
- the PAQR9 gene encoding membrane progestin receptor epsilon translates to MPRRLQPRGAGTKGPPATTAAASDVALRSHPPASGDPPVSVKPLLRWDEVPDDFVECFILSGYRRLPCTAQECLASVLKPTNETLNFWTHFIPLLLFLSKFGRLFFMSGHDVPFHHPWLLPLWCYASGVLLTFAMSCTAHVFSCLSLRLRAAFFYLDYASISYYGFGSTVAYYYYLLPGLSLLDARVMTPYVQQRLGWQVDCTRLIAAYRALVLPVAFVLAVACTVACCKSRTDWCSYPFALRTFVFVMPLSMACPIMLESWLFDLRGENPTLFVHFYRRYFWLVVAAFFNVSKIPERIQPGLFDIIGHSHQLFHIFTFLSIYDQVYYVEEGLRQFLEAPPAAPTISGTVGYMLLLMVCLALVIKRFLSSSELCSKK, encoded by the coding sequence ATGCCGCGGCGCCTGCAGCCTCGGGGCGCGGGCACAAAGGGCCCGCCTGCCACGACCGCGGCGGCTTCGGATGTCGCCTTGCGCTCCCACCCGCCCGCCTCCGGGGACCCACCAGTGTCGGTCAAGCCGCTGCTGCGCTGGGACGAGGTGCCCGACGACTTCGTGGAGTGCTTCATCCTGTCGGGCTACCGGCGGCTGCCCTGCACCGCGCAGGAGTGCCTAGCCTCGGTGCTGAAGCCTACGAACGAGACGCTCAACTTCTGGACCCACTTCATCCCGCTGCTGCTGTTCCTGAGCAAGTTCGGCCGCCTGTTCTTCATGAGCGGCCACGACGTGCCCTTCCACCACCCGTGGCTGCTGCCGCTGTGGTGCTATGCGTCGGGCGTGCTGCTGACCTTCGCCATGAGCTGCACGGCGCACGTGTTCAGCTGCCTATCGCTGCGCCTGCGGGCCGCCTTCTTTTACCTGGACTACGCCTCCATCAGCTACTACGGCTTCGGCAGCACGGTGGCCTACTATTACTACCTGCTGCCGGGCCTGAGTTTGTTGGACGCCAGAGTGATGACCCCGTACGTGCAGCAGCGCCTGGGCTGGCAAGTGGACTGCACACGCCTCATTGCCGCCTACCGGGCGCTGGTGCTGCCCGTGGCCTTCGTGCTGGCCGTGGCCTGCACTGTGGCCTGCTGCAAGAGCCGCACTGACTGGTGCTCTTACCCGTTCGCGCTGCGCACCTTTGTGTTCGTCATGCCTCTCAGCATGGCCTGCCCCATCATGCTCGAGAGCTGGCTCTTCGACCTGCGCGGGGAGAACCCCACGCTCTTCGTCCACTTCTACCGCCGCTATTTCTGGCTGGTGGTGGCCGCCTTCTTCAATGTGAGCAAGATCCCCGAGCGCATCCAGCCAGGCCTCTTCGACATCATCGGCCACAGCCACCAGCTCTTCCACATCTTCACATTCCTCAGCATCTATGACCAGGTGTACTACGTGGAAGAGGGCCTGCGCCAGTTCCTCGAGGCGCCGCCGGCCGCGCCCACCATCTCAGGCACCGTGGGCTACATGCTGCTGCTGATGGTCTGCCTGGCGCTGGTCATCAAGAGGTTTCTGAGCAGCTCCGAATTGTGTAGTAAGAAGTGA